One window of Quercus robur chromosome 12, dhQueRobu3.1, whole genome shotgun sequence genomic DNA carries:
- the LOC126708976 gene encoding la protein 1, with product MATHSLDEETAKKVLRQVEFYFSDSNLPRDNFLKKTISESEDGLVDLALICSFSRMRGHLNLGNMKPDEVPEDTVKAVAETLKTSTCLKLSEDGKKVGRTTELLKPEDVIEQLDIKTIAASPFEYNVTREVLETFFNEFAKVNSVRLPRHVGDKKFFCGTALIEFSTEEDAEKVLKQSLVYAGVTLELKPKRDFDVERAREAEEYEKSRSLGVSNRKNNSNAEANYPKGLIVAFTLKSKSNRGSTEKIDTNDTANDGKIISKTDGGLDSSENVNTETEKMVADDVSTDEKTPGENIEKDDKENVDENNGLGSEEKETEDVEDSPEAGGDKEEKSAASVYKDDMNVVLREDLKVIFQKFGKVKFIDFKIGEESGYIRFEQPESAQKARAAAVLAEQGGLPVKNFIATLEPVIGDDEKEYWSFLRNNQDRRRDNKGNRGRGGRYNNRGGKHGRSRENDSGTGRPNKAQKVGA from the exons ATGGCAACACATTCGTTGGACGAAGAAACTGCGAAGAAAGTTCTCCGACAG GTTGAGTTTTACTTCAGTGATAGCAATCTTCCAAGGGACAATTTTCTCAAGAAAACCATCAGTGAGAGCGAAGATGGAT TGGTGGATTTGGCATTGATATGTTCGTTTTCTCGGATGAGAGGTCATCTCAATTTGGGGAACATGAAGCCTGATGAGGTCCCTGAAGATACTGTTAAGGCGGTTGCCGAAACTCTTAAAACTTCTACTTGTCTAAAACTTTCTGAAGATg GGAAAAAGGTGGGTAGGACTACAGAACTTCTAAAGCCAGAAGACGTAATAGAGCAGTTAGACATAAAAACAATAGCTGCATCACCTTTTGAGTACAACGTGACTCGTGAAGTTTTGGAgacattttttaatgaatttgccaAG GTTAATAGTGTGAGGTTGCCTCGTCATGTTGGAGATAAGAAGTTCTTTTGTGGCACTGCTTTGATCGAATTTTCTACAGAGGAGGATGCTGAAAAGGTTTTGAAGCAAAGTTTGGTTTATGCGGGTGTGACACTAGAACTAAAACCCAA GAGGGATTTTGATGTCGAGAGAGCTAGAGAGGCGGAGGAATATGAGAAGTCTCGTTCCCTTGGGGTTTCAAATCGTAAGAATAATTCAAATGCAGAAGCAAA CTACCCAAAAGGCTTAATTGTTGCATTTACATTGAAGAGCAAGTCAAATCGTGGCTCCACAGAAAAAATTGATACTAATGACACAGCCAATGATGGTAAAATTATTAGCAAAACAGATGGAGGATTAGATTCCTCAGAAAATGTGAATACAGAAACTGAAAAGATGGTTGCAGATGATGTTAGCACAGATGAAAAAACCCCTGGAGAGAATATTGAGAAGGATGACAAAGAAAATGTTGATGAGAACAATGGTTTGggaagtgaagaaaaagaaactgaagACGTAGAGGATTCTCCTGAAGCAGGTGGTGATAAAGAAGAGAAATCTGCTGCTTCTGTCTACAAGGATGACATGAACGTTGTTTTGCGTGAGGATCTGAAGGTCATCTTTCAAAAGTTTGGCAAAGTCAAG TTCATTGATTTCAAGATTGGAGAAGAGTCGGGATACATTCGGTTTGAGCAACCTGAATCAGCTCAGAAAGCTCGTGCTGCCGCTGTCCTTGCTGAACAAGGGGGTCTCCCTGTGAAGAATTTCATTGCCACCCTAGAACCAGTAATTG GTGATGATGAAAAGGAGTACTGGAGCTTTCTCCGTAATAATCAAGATAGGCGCCGGGATAACAAGGGCAACCGAGGAAG GGGAGGAAGATACAATAATAGAGGTGGGAAACATGGCCGCTCTAGAGAAAACGACTCTGGAACAGGTCGGCCAAATAAAGCTCAGAAAGTTGGAGCTTAA
- the LOC126708758 gene encoding uncharacterized protein LOC126708758, with the protein MVFYFKARPEAGDYTIFMGLDKFENEELIKYGFPEDIWFHVDKMSSAHVYIRLHKGQTIDDISEGVLEDCVQLVKANSIQGKKVNNIDVVYTPWSNLKKTASMDVGQIGFHNPKMVRTVRVEKRINEIVNRLNRTKVERKPDLKAEREAVNAAERAERKLQLRDKKRREEMERLEKERQSELRSYKGLMVSENMTSNKQIATTSKSLQELEEDFM; encoded by the exons ATGGTGTTCTACTTCAAAGCTCGACCAGAGGCTGGCGATTACACTATTTTCATGGGCCTCGACAAGTTCGAGAACGAGGAGCTCATCAAATACGGCTTCCCCGAAGATATttg GTTCCATGTGGATAAAATGTCTTCAGCCCATGTTTATATAAGACTGCACAAAGGTCAGACTATTGATGATATTAGTGAAGGTGTATTGGAGGATTGTGTTCAGCTTGTCAAAGCAAATTCCATCCAAGGCAAA AAGGTGAATAACATTGATGTTGTTTACACACCCTGGTCCAATTTGAAGAAAACTGCTTCTATGGATGTTGGTCAAATTGGTTTTCACAACCCAAAAATG GTTCGAACTGTGAGAGTGGAGAAGCGGATTAATGAGATAGTTAATAGGTTGAACAGGACAAAAGTGGAAAGGAAACCTGATTTGAAAG CTGAGCGAGAAGCGGTTAATGCAGCGGAACGAGCAGAGAGAAAACTACAGCTGAGAGACAAA AAACGACGCGAGGAGATGGAAAGGCTTGAAAAGGAGAGACAATCAGAGCTAAGAAGCTACAAGGGTTTGATGGTTTCTGAAAACATGACATCTAATAAACAGATTGCAACAACGAGCAAGTCCTTGCAGGAACTGGAAGAAGACTTCATGTAA